From Streptomyces zhihengii, the proteins below share one genomic window:
- a CDS encoding GH1 family beta-glucosidase, with the protein MTKPIDLAALPHDFAWGTATSAYQIEGAVAEDGRSPSIWDTFSHTPGKIDNDDHGDTACDHYHRWREDIALMKELGTNAYRFSAAWPRVVPGGDGPVNDRGLDFYDRLVDGLLEAGITPSLTVYHWDLPQALQDRGGWPERDTAHHLAAYAGALAERLGDRVTQWATLNEPLCSAWIGHLEGRMAPGVSDLPTAVRASYHLLLGHGLAAQAIRAAAPGAQVGIVNNLSTVTPASDRPEDVAAARRMDGHTNRWWLDPVHGRGFPEDMVELYGVDLPVRDGDLEIIGGGLDWLGLNYYFPAVVADDPAGPAPYARQVRRPGVPRTGMDWEIEAEGIETLLLRLTEEYGARKLYVTENGSAYPDVVGADGTVDDPERADYLLSHLAACASAARKGAPLAGYYAWSLLDNFEWAYGYDKRFGLVHVDYKTQARTVKGSGRGYAEVIREHRAALESAHHAA; encoded by the coding sequence GTGACCAAGCCCATCGACCTCGCCGCGCTCCCGCACGACTTCGCCTGGGGCACCGCCACATCGGCGTACCAGATCGAGGGCGCCGTCGCCGAGGACGGCCGCTCCCCGTCGATCTGGGACACGTTCTCGCACACCCCCGGGAAGATCGACAACGACGATCACGGCGACACCGCCTGCGACCACTACCACCGCTGGCGCGAGGACATCGCGCTGATGAAGGAGCTGGGCACCAACGCCTACCGCTTCTCCGCGGCCTGGCCCCGGGTCGTCCCCGGCGGCGACGGCCCGGTCAACGACCGGGGCCTGGACTTCTACGACCGGCTGGTGGACGGCCTGCTGGAGGCGGGCATCACGCCGAGCCTGACCGTCTACCACTGGGACCTGCCCCAGGCCCTCCAGGACCGGGGCGGCTGGCCCGAGCGGGACACCGCCCACCACCTCGCCGCCTACGCCGGCGCCCTCGCCGAGCGCCTCGGCGACCGCGTCACCCAGTGGGCCACGCTCAACGAGCCGCTCTGCTCCGCGTGGATCGGCCACCTGGAGGGCCGGATGGCGCCGGGCGTCAGCGACCTGCCCACCGCCGTCCGCGCCTCCTACCACCTGCTGCTCGGTCACGGGCTCGCCGCGCAGGCGATCCGCGCGGCGGCGCCCGGGGCGCAGGTCGGCATCGTCAACAACCTCTCCACGGTGACGCCCGCGTCCGACCGCCCCGAGGACGTGGCAGCGGCCCGGCGGATGGACGGCCACACCAACCGCTGGTGGCTCGACCCGGTGCACGGCCGCGGATTCCCCGAGGACATGGTCGAGCTGTACGGCGTGGACCTGCCCGTGCGCGACGGCGACCTGGAGATCATCGGGGGCGGGCTCGACTGGCTCGGGCTCAACTACTACTTCCCGGCGGTCGTCGCCGACGACCCGGCCGGCCCGGCACCGTACGCCCGGCAGGTCCGCCGGCCGGGCGTGCCGCGCACCGGCATGGACTGGGAGATCGAGGCCGAGGGCATCGAGACGCTGCTGCTGCGCCTCACCGAGGAGTACGGCGCCCGGAAGCTCTACGTCACCGAGAACGGCTCGGCCTACCCGGACGTGGTGGGCGCGGACGGCACGGTGGACGACCCGGAGCGGGCCGACTACCTGCTGAGCCACCTCGCCGCGTGCGCGAGCGCCGCGCGCAAGGGGGCCCCGCTGGCCGGGTACTACGCCTGGTCCCTGCTGGACAACTTCGAGTGGGCGTACGGCTACGACAAGCGTTTCGGCCTCGTCCACGTCGACTACAAGACCCAGGCGCGCACCGTGAAGGGCAGCGGGCGCGGCTACGCGGAGGTCATCCGCGAGCACCGGGCTGCACTGGAGAGCGCTCACCACGCAGCCTGA